The Desulfatitalea tepidiphila genome window below encodes:
- a CDS encoding 2Fe-2S iron-sulfur cluster-binding protein translates to MLDLAETHGIKFENECQQGFCGTCVVKLLSGEVKMETDDGLDEADRENGMILTCTAVPVTDITLKA, encoded by the coding sequence ATCCTCGATTTGGCCGAAACCCACGGGATAAAATTTGAGAATGAGTGTCAACAGGGGTTTTGCGGGACATGCGTGGTGAAGCTGCTGTCTGGGGAAGTAAAAATGGAGACCGACGATGGCCTGGACGAAGCCGACCGCGAAAATGGCATGATTTTGACCTGCACGGCGGTACCGGTTACCGATATCACGCTGAAGGCCTAA